The proteins below are encoded in one region of Stieleria sp. JC731:
- a CDS encoding PF20097 family protein: protein MEKRVIHCPKCELEMTAGFIADWNDADVRVSRWLEGEVSSGWLQEVNPRKNRQFKISTYRCPECGLLESYAFKPIE, encoded by the coding sequence ATGGAAAAACGCGTAATCCATTGTCCGAAATGCGAGTTAGAAATGACGGCTGGCTTCATCGCTGACTGGAACGACGCAGATGTTCGAGTTTCAAGATGGCTTGAAGGTGAGGTGTCGTCTGGCTGGTTGCAGGAGGTCAATCCACGCAAAAATCGCCAGTTCAAGATTTCGACTTATCGGTGCCCCGAATGTGGCTTGTTGGAGTCATACGCATTCAAGCCAATTGAATGA